From bacterium, the proteins below share one genomic window:
- a CDS encoding DUF2723 domain-containing protein — protein sequence MGKKVKTKTLPKKIKKKRGIPLQEIEISLISEKAFLGGIGVFLISFFLYLKTVAPTVTFSDSGEFITCAATLGIAHPTGYPTWTLLGHLLTYLPVANIAMRVNLLSGIFGALTIMMVYFILIKLRLQIVVAVVTALIFTFSSTLWKVCVIAEVYSLYAFFSSATILGLLAWKGQKKDSMLYLSAFVYGLGLTNHLLLVFIGPAILYFLWITDRQILLFEKPKVLSKMILFLFIGLLPYLYLPIRGFQAPLIDWGNPVTFKNFFRLITGSIYKETMFAASVPQVLNTIKHHLWLLTQQWTPYFGILSLLGIFILYKTSLKLLIFLGLIFLVNTVYSLGFQKVIFGLIDHEAYHLPSYIVLTILIGFGMKGLIEYGQTKFKQIAMITLLFPIIICVSHYNPSDMRRYHFAHDYGKNVLNQLPESSILFNQVDYNVFPLWYLQYVEQCRMDVPVFTVLFLTRDWFVERLLKLYPDIKVTCGLKERNTRIFENIIYNNKDTHQIYFTHDFLTQKEEVIPPPMTKEGILSKLKDQQVLGDKFKYNYRGVFDNRIYKDVWADEVMLVYSYYHAELGQRYQLGGKIDDALKELNMAVKIDPRNASYQAALSSIYNAKGNYDKAIDLLQKAIKKNSKSPDLYYNLGITYYYQKRYADALRELEKGIKLSPEDTNILNILGLCYHLTGRQQEAISTLQKALTISPTSSEIRRNLELVLSAPQR from the coding sequence AGAGGAATACCCCTCCAGGAAATAGAAATCAGTCTGATTAGTGAAAAGGCATTTTTAGGAGGGATAGGGGTTTTCTTAATTTCATTTTTTTTGTATTTAAAAACTGTTGCTCCAACTGTAACCTTTAGTGATAGTGGAGAGTTTATTACCTGTGCGGCCACACTGGGCATTGCTCACCCAACGGGTTACCCTACCTGGACATTACTGGGGCATCTACTTACCTATCTGCCAGTGGCTAATATCGCTATGCGGGTAAATCTACTTTCTGGCATATTTGGTGCATTGACCATTATGATGGTTTATTTTATTCTAATAAAATTAAGGTTGCAAATAGTAGTGGCAGTAGTGACGGCTTTGATTTTTACCTTTTCCTCGACTTTATGGAAGGTATGTGTTATTGCAGAGGTTTATTCACTCTATGCCTTCTTTTCATCTGCTACTATTTTGGGTTTGTTAGCCTGGAAAGGACAGAAAAAAGATAGTATGCTCTATCTATCAGCCTTTGTCTATGGATTAGGCTTGACTAATCATTTACTACTTGTCTTCATCGGGCCTGCTATTTTATATTTTTTATGGATTACCGACCGTCAGATTCTTTTATTTGAAAAACCAAAGGTTTTAAGCAAGATGATACTATTTTTATTTATAGGGCTTCTTCCTTATCTCTACCTGCCAATAAGAGGATTTCAAGCACCTCTGATTGATTGGGGGAATCCTGTTACCTTTAAGAATTTTTTCAGATTGATTACTGGCAGTATCTATAAAGAAACAATGTTTGCGGCTTCTGTTCCTCAAGTTTTAAATACCATCAAACATCATCTCTGGCTACTAACCCAGCAATGGACACCTTATTTTGGAATTTTAAGCCTATTGGGTATATTTATTCTTTATAAGACGAGCCTGAAATTACTTATCTTTTTAGGGCTAATCTTTTTGGTGAATACAGTCTATTCACTTGGTTTCCAAAAGGTAATCTTTGGACTAATCGACCATGAAGCTTATCATCTACCTTCTTATATTGTTTTGACTATCCTGATAGGTTTTGGGATGAAAGGTTTAATTGAATATGGACAGACGAAGTTTAAACAAATTGCGATGATTACTTTACTTTTCCCAATAATAATCTGTGTTAGCCATTATAACCCTTCGGATATGAGGCGCTATCATTTTGCCCATGATTATGGGAAAAACGTATTGAATCAATTACCAGAATCTTCAATCCTTTTTAATCAAGTTGATTACAATGTCTTCCCATTATGGTATTTACAATATGTAGAACAATGCAGGATGGATGTGCCTGTTTTTACAGTGCTTTTTTTGACTCGAGATTGGTTTGTGGAAAGGTTACTGAAACTGTATCCGGATATAAAAGTTACCTGTGGACTGAAAGAAAGAAATACCAGGATATTTGAGAATATCATCTATAATAATAAAGATACACATCAAATTTATTTTACCCACGATTTCCTGACACAAAAAGAAGAGGTTATCCCGCCACCAATGACTAAGGAGGGAATTCTTAGTAAATTAAAAGACCAGCAAGTTTTAGGGGATAAATTTAAGTATAATTATCGAGGTGTATTTGACAATCGCATCTATAAGGATGTCTGGGCAGATGAAGTGATGCTGGTTTATAGTTATTATCACGCCGAGTTAGGCCAACGGTATCAACTGGGGGGAAAAATAGATGACGCACTGAAGGAATTGAATATGGCGGTCAAGATTGACCCGAGAAATGCCTCTTATCAAGCCGCCTTGTCCTCTATTTACAATGCCAAAGGGAATTATGACAAAGCAATTGATCTTTTACAAAAGGCAATTAAGAAAAATTCTAAAAGCCCTGACCTTTATTATAATCTGGGGATAACTTATTATTATCAAAAAAGATATGCCGATGCCCTGCGGGAACTTGAAAAAGGAATAAAACTTAGCCCGGAGGATACTAATAT